One Cupriavidus taiwanensis DNA window includes the following coding sequences:
- the uraH gene encoding hydroxyisourate hydrolase, with product MDDHSFDPARRRFALQSMTLGGGALLAGASWGATPDAPAPDQTAAPVQQGGLGPRLTLHALDTYHGTPAAGMRVEMFRIDNGRRTPLQTVTLAANGRSEPPLLIGDSYRTGTYELILHADEYFAARQASLPQPSFLSKIPLRVRVTDAGQRIHLPVLFGPWSYSYYRGS from the coding sequence ATGGACGACCACAGCTTCGATCCCGCGCGCCGGCGCTTCGCGCTGCAATCGATGACGCTGGGCGGCGGCGCGCTGCTGGCCGGCGCCAGCTGGGGCGCCACGCCGGACGCGCCGGCCCCCGACCAGACCGCGGCGCCGGTGCAGCAGGGCGGCCTGGGCCCGCGCCTGACGCTGCATGCGCTGGACACCTACCACGGCACCCCCGCGGCCGGCATGCGCGTGGAGATGTTCCGCATCGACAATGGCCGGCGCACGCCGCTGCAGACCGTGACGCTGGCCGCCAACGGCCGCAGCGAACCGCCGCTGCTGATCGGCGACAGCTACCGCACCGGCACCTATGAACTGATCCTGCACGCCGACGAATACTTCGCCGCGCGCCAGGCCAGCCTGCCGCAACCGTCGTTCCTGTCGAAGATCCCGCTGCGCGTGCGCGTGACCGACGCCGGCCAGCGCATCCACCTGCCCGTGCTGTTCGGGCCGTGGAGCTACAGCTACTACCGCGGCAGCTGA